In Rubrivirga marina, the following are encoded in one genomic region:
- a CDS encoding (2Fe-2S)-binding protein, with protein sequence MTIDRCLCFGKPFAELAEVADATGAETVAELQEHALFGRKCALCHPYVRRMLRTGQTVFHEVVTEADEPEAGASQPEERRSGGDGVWR encoded by the coding sequence GTGACCATCGACCGCTGCCTCTGTTTCGGGAAGCCCTTCGCCGAACTGGCGGAGGTCGCCGACGCGACGGGCGCCGAGACCGTCGCCGAGCTCCAGGAGCACGCCCTCTTCGGACGGAAGTGCGCCCTCTGCCACCCGTACGTCCGCCGGATGCTGCGGACCGGGCAGACGGTCTTCCACGAGGTCGTGACCGAGGCGGACGAGCCGGAGGCCGGCGCCAGTCAACCGGAGGAACGGAGGTCG
- a CDS encoding TonB-dependent receptor plug domain-containing protein yields MRLRALLLLLAPLAAASQPAASDSTLGEVTVTAAREAVATREAPARVTVLDGEALQAAPDLAELLQARAPVHVRRYGPSGLSSLSIRGASAPQALVLLDGQPLTDPALGQIDLTLLPTALLEAVEVLSGPASGLYGSSALGGVVHLRPVTDGLRATTEVGAWGERRVSGLAGGQRGALAAVAAVEAGQSDGDYGVADLGRVGQPVVPRQGWDSRRATAYGALRAERGPTRGGLALWAADAERGLGGSPSDGALVGARQWDRQLRLSGHAAHDAPAVRLEATAHAQRAELRYASPFPAGDRADAIDETGRTTTAAFALRATNTRGAGTWTAEATGALGRASHPSLAETAEDRMLGLGLAGRHVLGAVVLFPALRADLHTPAGGEARLGLAPQLGANARLSPLVSLKASVARAFRMPTLNDRFWAPGGNPDLLPETAWSADLGAVVGGGRARIEATAFATTARDQIVWAPTGLGYWAPENVARTRTLGAEVSARAAHLVRLGGATALVDGGAVATVTDARDLDADAPVRYVPRWAAKAWGGLRVSGLRLGLDAQALGARPTTRGGTQPLPAHLVVGAHAAVARALGPAEVTLGLDLDNLLDARYEIVRSHVMPPRHARLRLTVRAR; encoded by the coding sequence ATGCGCCTCCGCGCCCTCCTCCTCCTGCTCGCCCCGCTGGCCGCTGCCAGTCAGCCCGCCGCGTCCGACTCGACGCTCGGCGAGGTCACCGTGACGGCCGCCCGTGAGGCCGTCGCGACACGCGAGGCGCCCGCGCGCGTGACGGTCCTCGACGGCGAGGCGCTCCAGGCCGCGCCCGATCTGGCGGAGCTCCTCCAGGCCCGCGCGCCCGTCCACGTCCGGCGCTACGGGCCGAGCGGACTGTCGAGCCTCTCGATCCGCGGGGCGAGCGCGCCACAGGCACTCGTCCTCCTCGACGGCCAGCCCCTCACCGACCCGGCGCTCGGCCAGATCGACCTGACGCTGCTGCCGACGGCGCTCCTCGAGGCGGTCGAGGTGCTGAGCGGGCCGGCCTCGGGGTTGTACGGGTCGAGCGCGCTGGGCGGCGTGGTCCATCTCCGCCCGGTGACCGACGGGCTCCGCGCGACGACCGAGGTGGGGGCGTGGGGCGAGCGGCGCGTGTCGGGCCTCGCGGGCGGACAGCGCGGGGCGCTCGCCGCCGTCGCCGCCGTCGAGGCCGGGCAGTCCGATGGCGACTACGGCGTGGCTGATCTCGGCCGCGTCGGGCAGCCGGTCGTCCCGCGCCAGGGGTGGGACAGCCGGCGGGCGACGGCCTACGGCGCCCTCCGGGCCGAGCGCGGCCCGACACGCGGCGGCCTCGCCCTCTGGGCCGCCGACGCCGAGCGCGGCCTGGGCGGATCGCCCTCCGACGGCGCGCTCGTCGGGGCCCGCCAGTGGGACCGCCAGCTTCGGCTCTCCGGCCACGCCGCCCACGACGCCCCTGCCGTCCGCCTCGAGGCGACGGCCCACGCCCAGCGGGCCGAGCTCCGCTACGCGTCGCCGTTCCCGGCCGGCGACCGGGCCGACGCCATCGACGAGACGGGGCGGACGACGACCGCCGCATTCGCCCTCCGAGCCACGAACACGCGCGGCGCAGGCACCTGGACGGCGGAGGCCACCGGCGCCCTCGGCCGCGCCTCCCACCCGAGCCTCGCCGAGACGGCCGAGGACCGGATGCTCGGCCTCGGCCTGGCGGGACGGCACGTGCTCGGTGCCGTCGTCCTGTTCCCCGCGCTCCGCGCCGACCTCCACACGCCGGCGGGCGGCGAGGCCCGACTCGGGCTGGCGCCCCAACTCGGCGCCAACGCTCGCCTCTCCCCTCTCGTCTCCCTCAAGGCGAGCGTCGCCCGCGCCTTCCGGATGCCGACGCTCAACGACCGATTCTGGGCCCCCGGCGGCAACCCCGACCTCCTCCCGGAAACCGCCTGGAGCGCCGACCTCGGCGCCGTCGTCGGGGGAGGCCGCGCTCGGATCGAGGCGACGGCGTTCGCCACGACGGCCCGCGACCAGATCGTCTGGGCGCCGACCGGGCTCGGCTACTGGGCCCCCGAGAACGTCGCCCGCACGCGGACGCTCGGAGCCGAGGTGTCGGCCCGTGCAGCCCACCTCGTCCGCCTCGGCGGCGCGACGGCGCTGGTCGACGGCGGGGCGGTCGCCACGGTCACGGACGCCCGCGACCTCGACGCCGACGCGCCCGTCCGCTACGTGCCTCGGTGGGCGGCCAAGGCGTGGGGCGGGCTCCGCGTCAGCGGCCTCCGGCTCGGCCTCGACGCCCAGGCCCTCGGCGCGCGCCCGACGACGCGGGGCGGGACGCAGCCGCTCCCGGCCCACCTCGTCGTCGGGGCGCACGCGGCCGTCGCACGCGCGCTCGGTCCGGCCGAGGTCACGCTCGGCCTCGACCTCGACAACCTCCTGGACGCCCGCTATGAGATCGTCCGCTCCCACGTCATGCCTCCGCGGCACGCCCGGCTCCGACTCACGGTCCGGGCTCGTTAA
- a CDS encoding glutamate synthase subunit beta produces MSSTFDFLSLPRRTAPRRAVDERLADNLPVELPLLAPEVTVQARRCMDCGVPFCQSGCPLGNPIPDFNEAVRDGRWREAYDVLSRTNNFPEFTGRICPAPCEQACVLGLIEEPVTIEQIERTIGEQAFDEGWIQPITGVPPTGKRVAVIGSGPAGLAAAAQLATVGHAVTVFERDDRPGGLLRYGVPDFKLSKEVVERRIDVMRASGIAFECGVEVGRDVTYGELRETYDAVVIATGATRAHDLPVPGRDLDGVHTAWDYLTSHARCVAGDCEAPEISAAGKRVLVIGGGDTASDCIGVAHRQGAVSIVSFQITERPPERVPRGSVWPFQSPALSTSSSHEEGGDRIWSVSAQEFIGDGRVERVRTLDATVDLSAGFHVEEIDGTDRFWNADLVVIAIGYAGPETEALTAQTGVGLDGRGRVQATEFATAEDGVFVAGDAQRGASLVVWAISEGREAARAVDVYLRGASPLPTKGAGDLPRA; encoded by the coding sequence ATGTCCAGCACGTTCGACTTCCTCTCGCTCCCGCGCCGCACGGCGCCTCGCCGCGCCGTCGACGAGCGGCTGGCCGATAACCTTCCCGTCGAGCTCCCGCTCCTCGCGCCCGAGGTCACGGTCCAGGCGCGGCGGTGCATGGACTGCGGCGTCCCGTTCTGCCAGTCGGGCTGCCCGCTCGGCAACCCGATCCCCGACTTCAACGAGGCCGTCCGCGACGGGCGCTGGCGAGAGGCGTACGACGTCCTCAGCCGGACGAACAACTTCCCGGAGTTCACGGGGCGGATCTGCCCGGCCCCGTGCGAGCAGGCGTGCGTGCTGGGACTCATCGAGGAGCCGGTGACGATCGAGCAGATCGAGCGGACGATCGGCGAGCAGGCGTTCGACGAGGGCTGGATCCAGCCGATCACGGGCGTCCCGCCGACCGGAAAGCGCGTGGCCGTGATCGGGAGCGGTCCGGCCGGGCTCGCCGCGGCGGCCCAGCTCGCAACGGTCGGCCACGCCGTCACGGTGTTCGAGCGCGACGACCGTCCCGGCGGGCTCCTCCGGTACGGCGTCCCGGACTTCAAGCTGAGCAAGGAGGTCGTCGAGCGTCGAATCGACGTGATGCGCGCCTCCGGCATCGCGTTCGAGTGCGGCGTCGAGGTCGGCCGAGACGTGACGTACGGCGAGCTCCGCGAGACGTACGACGCCGTCGTGATCGCGACCGGCGCGACACGGGCCCACGACCTGCCCGTGCCCGGCCGCGACCTCGATGGGGTCCACACGGCGTGGGACTACCTCACGAGTCACGCGCGGTGCGTCGCGGGCGACTGCGAGGCGCCGGAGATCAGCGCGGCCGGTAAGCGCGTGCTCGTCATCGGCGGCGGCGACACGGCGTCGGACTGCATCGGCGTGGCGCATCGTCAGGGGGCCGTGTCGATCGTCAGCTTCCAGATCACAGAGCGGCCGCCGGAGCGCGTCCCGCGAGGGTCGGTGTGGCCGTTCCAAAGCCCGGCGCTCTCGACCTCATCGTCGCACGAAGAGGGCGGCGACCGGATCTGGTCCGTCTCGGCCCAGGAGTTCATCGGCGACGGCCGCGTCGAGCGCGTCCGCACGCTCGACGCGACGGTCGATCTTTCCGCTGGCTTCCACGTCGAGGAGATCGACGGCACCGACCGTTTCTGGAACGCCGACCTCGTGGTGATCGCCATCGGCTACGCCGGGCCGGAGACCGAGGCCCTCACGGCGCAGACGGGCGTCGGCCTCGACGGCCGCGGGCGCGTCCAGGCGACCGAGTTCGCGACGGCCGAGGACGGCGTGTTCGTGGCCGGCGACGCCCAGCGCGGCGCCTCGCTCGTGGTCTGGGCCATCTCGGAGGGCCGCGAGGCCGCCCGCGCCGTCGACGTCTACCTCCGCGGCGCGTCCCCGCTCCCGACGAAGGGCGCCGGCGATCTCCCGCGCGCCTGA